In the genome of Rhodamnia argentea isolate NSW1041297 chromosome 3, ASM2092103v1, whole genome shotgun sequence, one region contains:
- the LOC115757619 gene encoding probable hexosyltransferase MUCI70, translated as MGKPPVPLFQSKLLCFSLLYLFTALFLALYTSLSPTRCLLRSSPFDPLQTPLFSYPPAYGEHKYALPTARPSCSSPVLFSDYLEAVREIGDLCANSSWSSTASPLPPLRYKQGRDDNFGGKFTARERFSYFDHRNDSVEVPCGFFKEFPISSDDREAMEKCDGVVVASAVFNDHDKIRQPRGLGSQTLASVCFFMFVDDATAKVLESHSLISRSSGAVRKVGAWRVVEVAGERLYEDPAMNGVIPKHLAHRLFPNSKFSVWIDAKLQMAVDPVLLVHSLLVREGADMAVSRHPYFKHTMEEAMATARWKKWRDVDSLQKQMETYCENGLQPWSHNKLPYTSDVPDSALILRRHTPASNLFSCLLFNELDAFNPRDQLAFAYVRDLMSPKPNLHMFDVEVFEQVALEFRHNLKRGGGGAGGPRRTKRAGSPESSGNGSFGGRCRKYLEEMWG; from the exons ATGGGGAAGCCACCAGTCCCCCTCTTCCAATCGAAGCTGCTCTGTTTCTCCCTGCTCTACCTCTTCACCGCCCTGTTCCTGGCCCTCTacacctctctctcccccaccaGATGCCTCCTCCGGTCCTCCCCCTTCGACCCCCTCCAGACCCCTCTCTTCTCTTACCCTCCCGCCTACGGCGAGCACAAGTACGCCCTCCCGACTGCCCGCCCCTCCTGCTCCTCTCCCGTACTCTTCTCAG ATTATTTGGAAGCGGTCAGGGAGATCGGAGATTTGTGCGCGAATTCTTCGTGGTCGTCGACGGCTTCGCCGCTGCCTCCTCTGAGGTACAAGCAGGGCAGAGATGACAACTTTGGAGGAAAGTTCACCGCCCGAGAGCGGTTTTCTTATTTCGATCATCGCAATGACAGCGTTGAAGTCCCCTGTGGATTCTTTAAGGAATTCCCAATCAGCTCGGACG ATAGGGAGGCCATGGAGAAATGCGACGGAGTCGTCGTTGCCTCCGCCGTATTCAACGACCACGACAAGATCCGTCAGCCGAGAGGGCTCGGATCCCAAACCCTCGCCAGCGTATGCTTCTTCATGTTCGTCGACGACGCCACCGCGAAAGTCCTCGAGAGCCACAGCCTGATCTCCCGGAGCTCGGGAGCGGTGCGCAAGGTCGGAGCATGGAGGGTCGTGGAAGTGGCAGGCGAGCGCCTGTACGAGGACCCGGCGATGAACGGGGTGATCCCGAAGCACCTGGCGCACAGGCTGTTCCCGAACTCGAAGTTCAGCGTGTGGATCGACGCGAAGCTGCAGATGGCTGTCGACCCGGTCCTGCTGGTCCACTCGCTGCTCGTGCGGGAGGGCGCCGACATGGCGGTGTCGAGGCACCCGTACTTCAAGCACACCATGGAGGAGGCGATGGCCACCGCGAGGTGGAAGAAATGGCGGGACGTGGATTCGCTGCAGAAGCAAATGGAGACGTACTGCGAGAACGGGCTTCAGCCATGGTCGCACAACAAGCTTCCATACACTTCAG ATGTGCCGGACAGCGCCCTGATTTTGAGGCGGCACACCCCGGCCAGCAACCTCTTCTCGTGCCTCTTGTTCAACGAGCTGGACGCGTTCAACCCGAGGGATCAACTGGCCTTCGCGTACGTGAGGGACCTCATGAGCCCCAAGCCCAATCTCCACATGTTTGACGTGGAGGTGTTTGAGCAAGTTGCGCTAGAGTTCAGGCACAACCTGAAGCGCGGTGGCGGCGGGGCCGGGGGGCCACGGAGGACGAAGAGGGCGGGCTCCCCAGAGTCGTCCGGGAACGGCAGCTTCGGCGGCAGGTGTCGGAAGTATCTGGAGGAGATGTGGGGGTGA